One genomic segment of Candidatus Cetobacterium colombiensis includes these proteins:
- a CDS encoding TrbI/VirB10 family protein, translating to MEEKEKELDKVQKPEPQEKIKKEVAIGATILLVIAIIYGFYEALKKPKKKMAKVEVKESIESDSVRKDGVEDLNLLLGYDGVEIKRLKMETEKTETKPEIGGSEDQNTIPPPAKNTPNPYEEQRERYYERLVQDEIAARKANIGFQDENRNEQDMNISLENGKSSSNGQISNDQQEKKAFLNSEPGRKNYNPYEEMSSFSPYEIKAGSILPGIMISGINSDLPGTITGNIREDVYDTVSGNYLLIPKGTRVVGTYDSAITFGQSRILIVWQRLIFPNGNSLNLENFPGVDLSGYAGVTGKVNNHTFKLFQAVVLSSILGAGGAIVTNDRYDDNDWRVAAAQGGGEQIISIGNTVANKILGIQPTIEVAPGSRFNVIVNSDIILTPYK from the coding sequence ATGGAGGAGAAAGAAAAAGAGCTAGATAAAGTTCAAAAACCTGAACCTCAAGAGAAGATAAAAAAAGAGGTGGCCATAGGAGCTACAATTCTTCTAGTGATAGCTATAATATATGGCTTTTATGAAGCCTTAAAAAAACCTAAGAAAAAGATGGCAAAAGTTGAAGTGAAAGAGAGTATAGAAAGTGACAGTGTAAGAAAGGACGGTGTGGAGGATTTAAATCTGCTTCTTGGATATGATGGAGTAGAGATAAAAAGATTAAAAATGGAGACTGAAAAAACTGAGACAAAACCTGAAATAGGTGGCAGTGAGGATCAAAATACAATACCACCACCTGCTAAAAATACTCCTAATCCCTATGAAGAACAAAGAGAACGTTACTATGAACGATTGGTGCAGGATGAAATAGCAGCTAGAAAAGCTAATATAGGGTTTCAAGATGAAAATAGAAACGAACAAGATATGAATATATCTTTAGAAAATGGTAAAAGCAGCAGTAACGGCCAAATTTCAAATGACCAACAAGAGAAAAAAGCCTTTTTAAACTCTGAACCTGGAAGAAAAAATTACAACCCATATGAGGAGATGAGTTCTTTCTCCCCTTATGAGATTAAAGCTGGATCTATTTTGCCTGGAATTATGATAAGTGGGATAAATTCAGATCTACCTGGAACTATAACAGGGAATATCCGTGAAGATGTGTACGATACAGTTTCAGGTAACTATCTTCTTATTCCAAAGGGAACTAGAGTAGTGGGAACTTATGACAGTGCTATAACTTTTGGCCAATCAAGAATCCTTATTGTTTGGCAAAGACTAATATTTCCAAATGGTAACTCTTTAAATTTAGAGAACTTTCCAGGAGTTGATTTGTCGGGGTATGCAGGGGTAACTGGAAAAGTAAACAACCATACTTTTAAACTTTTTCAAGCTGTTGTGCTGAGCTCTATTTTGGGAGCTGGAGGAGCTATTGTGACAAATGATAGATATGATGATAATGATTGGCGAGTGGCTGCAGCTCAAGGTGGCGGTGAACAAATTATCTCTATTGGAAATACTGTGGCTAATAAAATCTTAGGAATTCAGCCAACTATTGAGGTAGCCCCTGGAAGTAGATTCAATGTAATTGTAAATAGTGACATTATTTTAACACCATATAAGTAG
- a CDS encoding type IV secretory system conjugative DNA transfer family protein produces MKKLDKKTKKYFVVAGTIFTMVTISLGIATQNLAWALNYHMALGKPMYKRFYNPYSILRWKILYENPYLKRYVDISTTLGASLLFTFTIAIFLYLLKKQELDSHGSARWIKENELSEMGVLCKKGEYRDGVILGRTKTGKTVVENDKTHISVIAPTRSGKGVGIIIPTLLNWQGSSLVLDLKGENWALTSGYRKNVLKHKLLKFAPYSKDSISYNPLAGVRIGTSWEFKDVQIIADILTDPGVGKKRDHWETSASTFLVGMILHVLYEKAKNKEVAAFGDLVDYLTSTEAPLFDRLGDLITHEHIKETGAFENIYEESQIKGISPKTHPIVARTAAEIINKDEKEAASIISSALATLTLFKDPIIRKNTRKVDFKVIDLMNFATPVDLYVVIEAEAIDTLSPLVRLLLTQIIGTLCPELKDINSSPHKHRMMLMLDEFPAFGKVPLLEKALAYIAGYGMKAVIIAQALNQLKNVYGDKNTILDNCMVSVYYTPTPSDKETPQLISDILGEKTIKVKNQSSKKMGVGLDGNISENSMGRRLLTPEEVRNKLSDKRNIIAFGGKYPLMGYKIRYYLEKYFLDKTKEKVKKIEGLYDLMEE; encoded by the coding sequence ATGAAAAAATTAGATAAAAAAACAAAAAAATATTTTGTGGTAGCAGGAACAATTTTTACTATGGTAACTATCTCTTTGGGAATTGCCACACAAAATTTGGCTTGGGCTTTAAACTACCATATGGCCCTTGGAAAACCAATGTATAAGAGATTTTATAATCCGTATTCAATACTGCGATGGAAAATACTTTATGAAAATCCATATTTAAAAAGATATGTGGATATAAGTACAACTTTAGGAGCAAGTTTACTTTTTACTTTTACCATAGCTATATTTCTTTATCTTTTAAAAAAACAAGAGCTTGATTCTCACGGTTCAGCTCGTTGGATAAAAGAGAATGAACTTTCAGAGATGGGAGTTCTTTGTAAAAAAGGTGAATATAGAGATGGAGTTATTTTGGGAAGAACTAAAACAGGAAAAACAGTTGTTGAAAATGATAAAACTCATATATCCGTAATTGCACCTACTCGTTCAGGAAAGGGTGTAGGAATAATTATACCAACACTTTTAAACTGGCAAGGAAGCTCTTTAGTATTGGATTTAAAAGGTGAAAACTGGGCTTTAACATCTGGATATAGAAAAAATGTTTTAAAACATAAACTATTAAAATTTGCACCATATTCAAAAGATTCTATTTCATACAACCCTTTGGCAGGAGTGAGAATAGGTACTTCATGGGAGTTTAAAGATGTTCAAATTATTGCAGATATTTTAACAGACCCTGGAGTTGGCAAAAAAAGGGATCACTGGGAAACATCAGCAAGTACATTTCTAGTTGGAATGATACTTCATGTACTTTATGAAAAAGCTAAAAATAAAGAGGTGGCAGCTTTTGGTGACTTAGTAGATTATCTTACATCAACAGAGGCACCACTTTTTGATAGACTGGGAGATTTAATTACCCATGAACATATAAAAGAAACTGGAGCTTTTGAAAATATCTATGAAGAATCTCAAATAAAGGGCATCTCACCAAAAACACACCCAATTGTAGCCAGAACAGCAGCAGAGATTATAAATAAGGATGAAAAAGAAGCAGCAAGTATTATATCTTCTGCTCTTGCTACACTTACACTGTTTAAGGACCCTATTATTAGAAAAAATACCCGGAAAGTTGATTTTAAAGTTATAGATTTAATGAACTTTGCTACACCTGTGGATTTATATGTAGTTATTGAAGCTGAAGCTATTGATACACTATCACCTCTTGTTAGACTTTTATTGACTCAAATTATTGGAACTCTTTGTCCAGAACTAAAAGATATAAATAGTTCACCACACAAACATAGAATGATGCTTATGCTTGATGAGTTTCCTGCATTTGGAAAAGTTCCACTTTTGGAAAAAGCTTTAGCCTATATAGCTGGATATGGAATGAAAGCTGTTATTATAGCTCAAGCTTTAAATCAACTGAAAAATGTATATGGTGACAAAAATACTATTTTAGATAACTGTATGGTCTCTGTTTACTACACTCCTACACCTTCAGATAAAGAAACTCCACAACTAATATCAGATATTTTAGGGGAAAAAACAATTAAAGTAAAAAATCAATCTTCTAAAAAAATGGGAGTGGGGCTTGATGGAAATATATCTGAAAATAGTATGGGACGAAGACTTTTAACTCCAGAAGAGGTGAGAAATAAACTTAGCGACAAAAGAAATATTATAGCTTTTGGTGGGAAATATCCACTTATGGGCTATAAGATTAGATATTATTTAGAGAAATACTTTTTAGATAAAACCAAGGAGAAAGTTAAAAAAATAGAGGGGCTATACGATTTGATGGAGGAGTAA
- the trbB gene encoding P-type conjugative transfer ATPase TrbB, with protein MEQKKEYNRRILNILGFSFGKEILELLQDDNVIEVMLNPDGKLWIDTLSGGQRDTELFVDADTAMRIINTVATHVKTIVDERNSGLSAELPETGFRFEGRVPPTVKNPSFTIRKMSTLVFSLRDYVNMGCLKECQLRIIEKAIYDRKNILVVGGTSSGKTTFVNACIGSIKKDERLLILEDTRELQSLCPNTVFFKTSDYTSMTDLLKSTMRYRPDRIIVGEIRGKEALDLLTAWNSGHPGGISTIHSDSAIGGLKQLEQYIERVSVNKQQELIGKTVDIIVVLKRERGLRKVTSITELVEFNKGYILKEF; from the coding sequence ATGGAGCAGAAAAAGGAGTATAATAGACGAATTTTAAATATTTTAGGTTTTTCTTTTGGAAAGGAGATTTTGGAGTTACTGCAAGACGACAATGTAATAGAAGTGATGCTAAACCCTGATGGAAAACTTTGGATAGATACTTTAAGTGGTGGCCAAAGAGATACTGAGCTTTTTGTAGATGCAGACACAGCTATGAGAATTATAAATACTGTGGCAACTCATGTGAAAACTATAGTTGATGAAAGAAATAGTGGGTTGAGTGCAGAGCTTCCAGAAACAGGGTTTAGATTTGAAGGACGAGTTCCACCAACTGTAAAAAATCCAAGTTTTACAATAAGAAAAATGTCAACTCTTGTGTTTTCCCTAAGGGATTATGTAAATATGGGATGTTTAAAAGAGTGCCAATTAAGAATTATAGAAAAAGCAATTTATGATAGAAAAAATATACTTGTGGTTGGAGGAACAAGTAGTGGGAAAACAACTTTTGTCAACGCTTGCATAGGTAGCATAAAAAAAGATGAAAGGTTACTTATTCTAGAGGACACAAGAGAGCTACAAAGCCTTTGCCCAAATACAGTTTTCTTTAAAACTTCTGATTATACATCAATGACAGACCTTTTAAAATCAACTATGAGATATAGACCAGATAGGATTATAGTTGGAGAGATTAGAGGAAAAGAGGCTCTAGATTTACTAACAGCTTGGAACTCTGGACACCCTGGAGGTATCTCAACTATTCATAGTGATTCAGCCATTGGTGGCTTAAAACAACTTGAGCAGTATATTGAAAGGGTATCTGTAAATAAACAGCAGGAACTAATTGGAAAAACTGTTGATATTATTGTGGTTTTAAAAAGAGAGCGTGGCTTAAGAAAGGTTACATCTATAACAGAGCTAGTGGAGTTTAATAAGGGATATATTTTAAAAGAGTTCTAG
- a CDS encoding VirB3 family type IV secretion system protein, giving the protein MKKNRVPVCQGLIKPQTIMGVSREAFILNITLGGVFLLALKQPILLVINFIIHFILRGVCKRDPLLIKIFFKRYSKQKDYLNEG; this is encoded by the coding sequence ATGAAAAAAAATAGAGTACCTGTTTGCCAAGGACTTATTAAACCTCAAACAATTATGGGAGTTTCAAGAGAGGCTTTTATACTAAATATAACCTTGGGAGGAGTATTTTTACTAGCTTTAAAACAACCGATACTACTGGTTATCAACTTTATTATTCACTTTATTTTAAGAGGGGTTTGTAAAAGAGATCCTCTGCTTATAAAAATTTTTTTCAAGAGATATAGCAAACAAAAAGACTATTTAAACGAGGGCTAA
- a CDS encoding VirB4 family type IV secretion/conjugal transfer ATPase translates to MIREYKKLKDRLSYYVPWVLLVDEGVVLNKNGTLEKTFRYRGKDLDNATEEELEYIVTKINNVIKRFDSGWSIFIEARRKRSDSYVKNSSHILGLQIIDEEGYKHFQSGSHFESEYYLTFVYLTPLDNRKKLGEFFVKRKISRKNNLDEVVEKFKKECGEIYELLNEIFLEIYPLNDEETYTYLHSCVSQYEMARVKIPTVPNYMGNYLCDTPMIGGLKPQLGEKHMRTISILDFPQYTETGFFDRLNHLNIEYRWVTRFLALGKQESLSILKGIWNTTFQGRLSFFQRVLNEFTNGEKHLNENRDALEKAEGIDDQMNLVRGDYLSQGYYTCTIVVLDSDFHEVERKAELICKTINDMGFVAVIEGVNGVEAYLGSNPGDIYHNIRRPILNSITLSHLIPLNSVWAGDKENKHLKVDSLIYTETERSTPFRFNLHVGDVGHTCIVGPTGAGKSVLLGAIASHFFRYDNSNVYFFDKDGSSRVLTYSMGGHFYDLGEENLSFQPIGDVDCEMELMWANDWIIEIFIQEGIELTPLQKDKIWEALKLLGTTPKEFRTLTAFSNYLSDTTLKEALSNYMITGALGRYFDSDKESIRYDRWQVFEMGKIFNNKQALIPLLNYLFHKIERRLDGSPSLIILDECWMFFDNEMFSNKIREWLKVLRKKNTSVVFATQELGDILNSKLFTTILDACKTKIFLPNVNAQGENYIPIYEKFGLNKREVEIIAISTPKKEYYLKSEVGARKFSLALREKSLKLLASSSQENQNLALEIYKRCGNRDEFTKEFLNLKDGEV, encoded by the coding sequence ATGATAAGAGAGTATAAAAAATTAAAAGATAGATTGAGCTATTATGTCCCTTGGGTACTGCTAGTAGATGAGGGAGTGGTTTTAAATAAAAATGGAACTTTAGAAAAAACTTTTAGATATAGAGGAAAAGATTTAGATAACGCCACAGAGGAGGAGCTAGAGTATATTGTGACAAAAATAAATAACGTAATAAAAAGATTTGATAGCGGTTGGAGCATATTTATAGAGGCTAGAAGAAAACGTAGTGATAGCTATGTAAAAAATAGTTCTCATATTTTAGGACTACAAATTATTGATGAGGAAGGATATAAACATTTTCAAAGTGGAAGCCATTTTGAAAGTGAGTACTATTTAACTTTTGTATATTTAACACCACTTGATAATAGAAAAAAATTGGGAGAGTTTTTTGTGAAGAGAAAGATTTCTAGAAAGAATAATTTAGATGAAGTGGTGGAAAAGTTTAAAAAAGAGTGTGGGGAGATATATGAGCTGTTAAATGAGATTTTTTTAGAGATATATCCATTAAATGACGAAGAAACCTATACATATCTCCACTCTTGTGTATCCCAGTATGAGATGGCAAGGGTTAAAATTCCAACTGTTCCAAACTATATGGGAAATTATCTTTGTGATACTCCTATGATAGGTGGCTTAAAACCTCAGCTTGGAGAAAAACATATGAGAACTATTTCTATTCTTGATTTTCCCCAATATACAGAGACTGGATTTTTCGATAGATTAAACCATCTGAATATTGAGTATAGGTGGGTAACAAGGTTTTTAGCTCTTGGAAAGCAAGAGTCACTGTCAATATTAAAAGGTATCTGGAACACCACTTTCCAAGGGAGATTATCTTTTTTTCAAAGAGTTTTAAATGAGTTTACAAATGGAGAAAAACATCTAAATGAAAATAGAGATGCCCTTGAAAAAGCTGAGGGTATAGATGATCAAATGAACTTAGTGAGAGGGGATTATCTATCTCAAGGATACTACACTTGTACAATTGTTGTTTTAGATTCTGATTTTCATGAGGTTGAGAGAAAGGCAGAGCTTATTTGTAAAACCATAAATGATATGGGATTTGTGGCTGTAATTGAAGGTGTCAATGGAGTTGAAGCTTATCTAGGAAGTAATCCTGGGGATATATACCACAATATTAGACGACCAATTTTAAACTCTATAACCTTATCTCACCTTATACCTTTAAATTCAGTTTGGGCAGGGGATAAGGAAAATAAACATCTTAAGGTTGATTCACTTATTTATACAGAAACTGAACGCTCAACACCATTTCGATTTAATCTTCATGTGGGAGACGTGGGTCACACATGTATTGTGGGGCCAACTGGAGCTGGAAAATCAGTACTTTTAGGTGCTATAGCTTCTCACTTTTTTAGATATGATAACTCAAATGTATATTTCTTTGATAAGGATGGCTCAAGTAGAGTTCTTACATACTCTATGGGTGGACACTTTTATGATTTGGGGGAAGAAAACTTAAGCTTTCAACCTATAGGTGATGTGGACTGTGAAATGGAGCTAATGTGGGCTAACGATTGGATAATTGAGATATTTATCCAAGAGGGGATAGAACTGACACCACTACAAAAGGATAAAATATGGGAAGCTTTAAAACTTCTAGGTACAACTCCAAAAGAGTTTCGAACTTTAACAGCATTTTCTAACTATTTAAGTGACACAACATTAAAAGAGGCCCTTAGCAACTATATGATAACTGGAGCTTTAGGAAGATACTTTGACTCAGATAAAGAGAGTATACGCTATGATAGATGGCAGGTATTTGAAATGGGAAAGATTTTTAACAACAAGCAGGCTCTAATTCCACTTTTAAACTACCTTTTTCATAAGATAGAGAGAAGATTAGATGGTAGCCCAAGTTTAATTATACTAGATGAGTGCTGGATGTTCTTTGACAATGAGATGTTTTCAAACAAGATTCGTGAGTGGTTAAAGGTTCTTAGAAAGAAAAATACATCTGTTGTTTTTGCCACACAGGAGTTAGGAGATATTTTAAACTCTAAGCTTTTTACAACAATTTTAGATGCATGTAAAACAAAGATATTTTTACCTAATGTAAACGCTCAAGGGGAAAATTATATACCTATCTATGAAAAGTTTGGCTTAAACAAACGAGAGGTAGAGATTATAGCAATTTCAACTCCAAAGAAAGAGTACTATTTAAAAAGTGAAGTTGGAGCTAGAAAGTTTTCTTTAGCACTACGTGAGAAAAGCTTGAAACTTCTTGCTTCTTCAAGCCAAGAGAATCAAAATTTAGCTTTAGAGATATATAAAAGATGTGGTAATAGAGATGAGTTTACAAAGGAGTTTTTAAATTTAAAGGATGGTGAGGTATGA
- a CDS encoding type IV secretion system protein, protein MSTSIINNLTPTVKSMLYIFLMLDLTLSMLFNEDDGMGIFITLMKKILLYGFFIWVITKYGYIIKTVLDGFIQLGNLASIGVASKSLETSPGVVFSLVMSKITPIFLTVSAGALAMDLALIESLPITLFLLGSSLGIVAGLIALEIVIIFIKFYLTTALAFVLMPFGVFSKTREVATKGLHSLLSQGIEIMVAVIIINFFNRYIENFLILESIDEKNPIGLINNLVIVIFFFLLITRIPIIVSTLLTGSISNLSLTDSGIRNASGNLNRENVGKAGSEIKNMGAKVYSAYKKATGG, encoded by the coding sequence TTGAGCACAAGTATAATAAACAACCTAACTCCAACTGTTAAAAGTATGCTTTATATATTTTTAATGTTGGACTTAACTCTTTCTATGCTTTTTAATGAGGACGATGGAATGGGAATATTTATAACTCTTATGAAAAAAATTCTTCTCTATGGATTTTTCATATGGGTTATAACAAAGTATGGATATATTATAAAAACTGTTTTAGATGGCTTTATACAACTTGGGAATTTGGCTTCTATTGGGGTGGCTTCAAAATCCCTTGAAACCTCTCCAGGAGTTGTATTTTCACTGGTTATGTCAAAGATAACACCAATATTTCTAACTGTTTCAGCTGGAGCTTTAGCTATGGATTTGGCTTTAATTGAAAGTTTGCCAATAACTCTTTTTCTACTTGGAAGTAGCCTTGGAATTGTAGCAGGACTAATAGCTCTAGAGATAGTTATTATCTTTATAAAGTTTTATCTTACAACAGCACTGGCTTTTGTACTTATGCCCTTTGGGGTTTTCTCTAAAACTAGGGAGGTGGCCACAAAGGGTCTTCACTCTCTTCTTTCCCAAGGAATAGAGATTATGGTGGCTGTTATAATTATAAACTTTTTTAATAGATATATTGAGAACTTTTTAATACTGGAATCTATAGATGAAAAAAATCCCATTGGACTTATAAACAACTTGGTGATAGTTATATTTTTCTTTTTACTGATAACAAGAATTCCAATTATAGTTTCAACTCTTTTAACAGGATCTATAAGTAACTTATCTCTTACAGATTCTGGAATAAGAAATGCATCTGGGAATTTAAACCGTGAAAATGTTGGAAAAGCTGGTTCTGAGATAAAAAATATGGGTGCAAAGGTTTATTCTGCATACAAGAAAGCTACAGGTGGCTAA
- a CDS encoding S26 family signal peptidase — MRKKISVIATSLLLYLFVKEVSSRYFVLNLSPSMEKGLYFLREVDELKKGDVVVLNIPLNIKETLYSRGYLPKNIKTLLKEIVAVEGDIINIAHKKLYINGELKGDIAEVDPRGRKLVSFAKNGALKKGEVFLLGRGENSFDSRYFGTIEKSEILKKTILIKEF, encoded by the coding sequence ATGAGAAAAAAAATTAGCGTAATAGCAACTTCTTTACTACTTTACCTCTTTGTAAAAGAGGTAAGTAGTAGATATTTTGTTTTAAATCTATCTCCTAGTATGGAAAAAGGATTGTACTTTTTAAGGGAGGTGGATGAGTTAAAAAAAGGGGATGTTGTAGTTTTAAATATTCCCTTAAATATTAAAGAAACCCTTTATTCTAGGGGGTATTTACCTAAAAATATAAAGACACTTTTAAAAGAGATAGTAGCAGTAGAGGGTGACATAATCAATATAGCTCATAAAAAACTTTATATTAATGGTGAGTTAAAAGGAGATATTGCTGAGGTGGATCCAAGGGGAAGAAAATTGGTTAGCTTTGCAAAAAATGGTGCTTTAAAAAAGGGTGAAGTTTTCCTTTTGGGAAGAGGAGAAAATAGCTTTGATAGCAGATATTTTGGAACAATTGAAAAAAGTGAAATACTTAAAAAAACTATTTTAATAAAGGAGTTCTAA